A genome region from Wielerella bovis includes the following:
- a CDS encoding lysophospholipid acyltransferase family protein, whose amino-acid sequence MKSSNFLAMLIARSLYALVAFITGIRPKFEGNISFGTERKVYFANHASHGDFVMVWVSLPKKWRDKARPVAGADYWLKSPLRRFIINQVFNGLLIMRNGNDPKAITQQMTDALAQNVSLIIFPEGTRNTDDNILLLPFKSGIYHLARENPDVGFVPIWIDNINRVLPKGKVIPVPMICEVNFGEELYLQENEDKDAFLQRAREAMLALAPAHKRAQYAEKG is encoded by the coding sequence ATGAAATCATCTAATTTTCTCGCCATGTTGATTGCGCGAAGTTTGTACGCGCTGGTGGCATTTATCACAGGCATACGCCCAAAATTTGAAGGCAATATTTCTTTTGGTACAGAACGCAAAGTTTATTTTGCCAACCATGCCAGTCATGGCGATTTTGTGATGGTGTGGGTTTCCTTGCCAAAAAAATGGCGCGACAAAGCACGTCCTGTTGCAGGCGCAGATTATTGGCTCAAAAGTCCCCTACGCCGTTTTATTATCAACCAAGTTTTCAATGGTTTATTGATTATGCGTAACGGCAACGACCCCAAAGCCATCACGCAACAAATGACCGATGCGCTGGCACAAAATGTGTCCTTGATTATTTTCCCCGAAGGCACACGCAATACTGATGACAATATTTTATTGTTACCATTCAAAAGTGGCATTTATCATTTAGCGCGTGAAAACCCCGATGTCGGTTTTGTGCCGATTTGGATTGACAATATCAACCGCGTATTGCCCAAAGGCAAGGTCATTCCTGTGCCAATGATTTGCGAAGTGAATTTTGGCGAAGAATTGTATCTGCAAGAAAACGAAGACAAAGACGCTTTTTTGCAACGCGCTCGTGAAGCCATGCTCGCACTCGCACCTGCCCACAAACGCGCCCAATATGCTGAAAAAGGATAA
- the rimI gene encoding ribosomal protein S18-alanine N-acetyltransferase, producing MIHISHATSEQLPEIMAIDAATNSSAWSLAWWQSVLQSDLDTVLVAQNKQGAILAFIVWQTIVDEMELHLIATATEYRQQGIAQMLMQEMFQAASTANIVRIMLEVRASNHVAQNLYRKLGFSATTVRQKYYRDGEDAVLMEKII from the coding sequence ATGATACATATTTCTCACGCAACATCTGAACAACTTCCTGAAATCATGGCGATAGATGCAGCAACCAATTCTTCGGCATGGTCATTGGCATGGTGGCAATCCGTGCTGCAATCTGATTTGGACACTGTATTGGTCGCGCAAAATAAACAGGGAGCCATACTCGCCTTTATCGTATGGCAAACAATTGTGGACGAAATGGAGCTGCATCTTATCGCTACTGCCACAGAATATCGCCAACAAGGTATCGCACAAATGTTGATGCAAGAAATGTTTCAGGCTGCCTCTACCGCAAATATTGTGCGGATTATGCTAGAAGTTCGTGCATCCAACCATGTCGCACAGAATTTGTATCGCAAACTGGGTTTTTCTGCCACCACTGTGCGACAGAAGTATTATCGCGATGGGGAAGATGCTGTTTTAATGGAAAAAATCATCTAA
- a CDS encoding ABC transporter ATP-binding protein, whose product MFQLNQVQFAVPERVLLHNINLTFHTQKVYGLIGHNGSGKSTLLKLLVRQHRATAGKILLDGKCVDDYSPREYAQHLAYLPQHLPAAAALTAEELVKMGRYAWTGLTGRETEADRAAVQRALALTRTEKFRHEFVDNLSGGERSRVWLAMCLAQESRYLLLDEPLAALDIAHQLDVMTLVRELSRELDLGVIVVIHDINLAARFCDELVALHQGQVLKVGQPENIMTADVLRDIYSVEMQILHHPITGNVMAVP is encoded by the coding sequence GTGTTTCAACTCAATCAAGTTCAATTTGCCGTACCAGAGCGCGTGTTATTGCACAACATTAATCTCACCTTTCATACCCAAAAAGTGTACGGTTTAATCGGACACAACGGTTCGGGCAAATCCACCTTACTTAAATTATTGGTGCGCCAACATCGCGCCACAGCGGGCAAAATTTTGTTGGACGGTAAATGCGTGGACGATTACTCGCCCCGTGAATACGCCCAACATTTAGCCTATTTACCGCAACATTTGCCTGCCGCCGCCGCGCTGACTGCTGAAGAATTGGTCAAAATGGGACGATACGCATGGACAGGTTTAACAGGGCGCGAAACCGAAGCCGACCGAGCCGCCGTTCAACGCGCATTGGCATTGACTCGCACCGAAAAATTTCGCCACGAATTTGTGGACAACCTATCAGGCGGCGAACGTTCGCGTGTATGGTTGGCGATGTGTTTGGCGCAAGAAAGCCGCTATTTATTATTGGACGAACCTTTGGCAGCTTTGGACATTGCACATCAATTAGACGTGATGACTTTGGTACGCGAATTGTCGCGTGAACTGGATTTGGGTGTAATCGTTGTGATTCACGACATCAATTTAGCGGCACGATTTTGCGATGAATTGGTGGCATTACACCAAGGGCAAGTGCTTAAAGTAGGGCAGCCTGAAAATATTATGACCGCAGATGTTTTGCGTGATATTTACAGTGTAGAGATGCAAATTTTGCATCATCCAATTACGGGCAATGTGATGGCTGTGCCGTAG
- the fhuB gene encoding Fe(3+)-hydroxamate ABC transporter permease FhuB — translation MKKSLFFPLSGCLLLLCLALSATLFTQQWVHPFTALFQSPDFLPLDALLFHSTVLPRWLMALVAGGALAVAAILLQQVMHNPLASDSTLAVSSGAQTAMLLAIIFAPTWATSSTIVAFSGALVALGVVLWLSAKGGFRPLTVVLAGLVVSLYLSAITSALTVFYSEETRGAAMWGAGSLLQDGWSPVLKLTAIIAAALVAISLIIKPLAIMSLSDEQAAALGIPVKRIRLAALILAAFLSANVAATVGMLGFIGLAAASATRLLGVRTLARQILGAFVLGGLLLWLVDLVLQILAHYGVVDLPAGAVSAVAGVPLLLWLMLRTKFQAALSSRSRQIKRQPEKYGLLLILLIVAIFFSLFIGQTEQGWYVSGSLNVLEWRYPRLLTAMSGGALLATAGVLLQRITHNPMASPELLGISSGAAVGVMTAVLLFNVAMDGWGFWLAGTIGAALTLGAIVWFNHKNGMQPEKVLLTGMALAALASALVQIWATSGDYRIMQMQTWLSGSTYAATPERAWILLILTVVAVGLMAPLQRWLGLLGLDSLVAQSAGVPVVWARWVLIVAAAAMTAAATLTIGPLSFVGLLAPQLATMLGARLPRQQLIAAALLGACIMTAADWLGRQIAFPYEIPAGIVATLLGGAYFLVLIRKI, via the coding sequence ATGAAAAAATCCCTATTCTTCCCACTTTCAGGCTGCCTGTTGCTGCTGTGTCTAGCCCTATCAGCCACTTTATTCACACAACAATGGGTGCACCCATTTACCGCATTATTCCAATCGCCCGATTTTCTGCCTTTGGATGCGTTATTGTTTCACAGCACAGTTTTGCCACGTTGGTTGATGGCGCTGGTTGCAGGTGGTGCATTGGCGGTGGCGGCGATTTTGTTGCAACAAGTGATGCACAATCCGCTCGCATCTGATAGTACATTGGCAGTTAGCAGCGGCGCACAAACAGCGATGTTATTGGCGATTATTTTTGCACCAACGTGGGCAACTTCATCGACAATAGTAGCATTTAGCGGTGCATTGGTAGCATTAGGTGTGGTGTTGTGGTTATCGGCAAAAGGCGGATTTCGTCCGCTAACAGTGGTATTGGCTGGTTTGGTTGTTTCTTTGTATTTAAGTGCGATTACATCTGCGCTAACGGTGTTTTACAGCGAAGAAACACGTGGCGCAGCAATGTGGGGCGCAGGTTCTTTGCTGCAAGATGGCTGGTCGCCTGTGTTGAAATTAACCGCCATCATCGCCGCTGCTTTGGTAGCGATTTCTTTGATTATCAAGCCATTAGCCATTATGTCTTTGAGCGATGAACAAGCTGCGGCGTTGGGTATCCCTGTCAAACGTATTCGTTTAGCGGCTTTGATATTGGCGGCATTTTTATCGGCAAATGTGGCGGCAACGGTCGGTATGCTTGGTTTTATCGGTTTGGCGGCGGCGAGTGCGACACGTTTATTGGGCGTGCGGACGTTGGCGCGACAAATTTTAGGCGCATTTGTGTTGGGTGGATTATTGTTGTGGTTGGTGGATTTGGTGCTACAAATTTTGGCGCATTATGGTGTGGTGGATTTACCCGCAGGCGCGGTTTCGGCAGTGGCAGGTGTACCATTATTGTTGTGGTTGATGTTGCGGACGAAGTTTCAGGCTGCTTTATCATCACGCAGTCGGCAAATAAAAAGGCAGCCTGAAAAATATGGTTTATTACTGATTTTATTGATTGTAGCGATATTTTTTTCTTTATTTATCGGACAAACAGAACAAGGTTGGTATGTTTCAGGCAGCCTGAATGTGTTGGAATGGCGTTATCCTCGTTTGCTGACGGCGATGTCGGGTGGCGCATTATTGGCAACGGCTGGCGTATTGTTGCAACGCATCACGCATAATCCGATGGCAAGCCCTGAATTATTGGGGATTAGTTCGGGCGCGGCGGTAGGCGTGATGACGGCGGTATTGTTATTTAATGTAGCAATGGACGGTTGGGGATTTTGGTTAGCAGGTACAATCGGTGCCGCTTTGACTTTGGGTGCGATTGTATGGTTTAACCACAAAAACGGAATGCAGCCTGAAAAAGTATTGCTAACAGGCATGGCTTTGGCAGCATTGGCAAGTGCATTGGTACAAATTTGGGCGACTTCGGGCGATTATCGCATCATGCAAATGCAAACATGGTTATCGGGTTCAACCTATGCCGCAACGCCTGAACGCGCGTGGATTTTGTTAATTTTGACGGTGGTGGCGGTGGGATTGATGGCGCCATTGCAACGTTGGTTGGGTTTGTTAGGATTGGATAGTTTGGTGGCACAATCGGCAGGTGTGCCTGTGGTTTGGGCGCGTTGGGTATTGATTGTGGCAGCGGCAGCGATGACGGCAGCGGCAACTTTAACCATTGGTCCATTGAGTTTTGTTGGCTTACTCGCGCCGCAGTTGGCAACGATGTTGGGCGCGCGTTTGCCACGGCAACAGTTGATTGCAGCGGCATTACTCGGTGCGTGCATTATGACCGCAGCGGATTGGTTGGGGAGACAAATCGCGTTTCCGTATGAAATTCCTGCTGGGATTGTGGCGACTTTGTTGGGCGGGGCGTATTTTTTGGTGTTGATTCGGAAGATTTAA
- a CDS encoding type B 50S ribosomal protein L31 yields MKQGIHPEDYRTILFYDSSAEQGWLIRSCANTHGKTMVWTDGQEYPVFMLDTSAASHPVYTGKQREHNKEGRASVFNQRFAGMMSAFRKDK; encoded by the coding sequence ATGAAACAAGGCATTCACCCCGAAGATTATCGCACCATTTTATTTTACGACAGCAGCGCTGAGCAAGGTTGGCTGATTCGTTCATGCGCCAATACACATGGCAAAACAATGGTTTGGACAGATGGTCAAGAATATCCCGTGTTTATGCTAGATACATCTGCCGCATCGCATCCTGTGTACACAGGCAAACAACGCGAGCATAACAAAGAAGGTCGTGCAAGCGTGTTCAATCAACGTTTTGCAGGCATGATGTCAGCATTTAGAAAGGATAAATAA
- a CDS encoding ABC transporter substrate-binding protein: MKKLFFILLLLPAFTLAAPRIATSDWTVAETLTALGRPPIMVGDKTAYRTWVAHPALPPSTADMGLRMQPNREYLHRMQPDFFIQTPFYAGIENQLAQIAPIKKIATATEQGTTWTQTLIATRQIAIWADAKPQAEKIIADAEKHFAIQKQQLVSFNKRPIAVIQFADARHVRVYGNTSLFHVVLGKLGLQNAWTGESNAWGFANVALSDLARLPENTLVLIVKPNPLGLEQSLQNSVLWKRLPMSLRENHRFVDTAWAYGGIPSMVRFSDLLVDALRQK; the protein is encoded by the coding sequence ATGAAAAAACTATTTTTTATTTTATTACTTTTACCCGCATTCACGCTCGCTGCGCCACGCATCGCCACATCTGATTGGACAGTCGCCGAAACGCTGACTGCATTGGGCAGACCTCCGATTATGGTTGGCGACAAAACTGCGTATCGCACATGGGTTGCGCATCCTGCTTTGCCGCCATCCACCGCCGATATGGGTTTACGCATGCAGCCGAACCGCGAATATTTGCATCGCATGCAACCCGATTTTTTTATCCAAACACCATTTTACGCAGGCATAGAAAACCAGTTAGCACAAATCGCGCCCATCAAAAAAATAGCGACCGCCACCGAACAAGGCACAACATGGACACAAACACTTATCGCCACACGCCAAATCGCCATTTGGGCCGATGCCAAACCACAAGCAGAAAAAATCATTGCCGATGCAGAAAAACATTTCGCTATACAAAAACAACAACTTGTATCATTTAATAAACGTCCGATTGCCGTGATTCAATTTGCCGATGCGCGACATGTTCGTGTGTATGGCAACACCAGCTTGTTTCATGTGGTGCTGGGCAAACTGGGTTTGCAAAACGCATGGACGGGCGAGAGTAATGCGTGGGGTTTTGCTAATGTAGCGTTGAGCGATTTGGCAAGGCTGCCTGAAAATACGCTGGTGTTGATTGTGAAACCCAATCCATTGGGTTTAGAACAATCTTTGCAAAACAGTGTGTTATGGAAACGTTTGCCAATGTCGCTCCGTGAAAATCATCGTTTTGTGGACACGGCTTGGGCGTATGGCGGTATTCCGTCTATGGTACGGTTTAGCGATTTACTGGTAGATGCATTGCGTCAAAAATGA
- a CDS encoding phosphatidate cytidylyltransferase: MPTSNFPALAAMVFAGIFVLLAIAAFSGYLLQKRPQYAHNLMLKEFNTRVYSWFAMTVILLVAFWLGRSGMILLFLIASYAAMREFMSQVYRYRGDHNAVATCFYILLPLQYYFIWTDWHSMFTVLIPVYAFLLLPIIVQLSSGSKTEFFERTAKIQWGVMITVYCLSHVPALMSLPIKHFAGKNILLLLFMLVVVHTGDVAYYLWRRTGGTQGGRRTTTGAIVSIVIATFVATCLFWITPFNPFQAALTGLLLSVMGFFGGTVMQQIKHSFGIHHWGRPAPRGHSSVLDRADSICFAAPVFYHIVRYYWT, encoded by the coding sequence ATGCCTACTTCCAATTTTCCTGCTCTGGCAGCAATGGTCTTTGCTGGCATCTTTGTTTTATTGGCGATTGCCGCGTTTTCAGGCTACCTTTTGCAAAAACGTCCACAATATGCGCACAATTTAATGCTCAAAGAATTTAATACGCGCGTGTATTCATGGTTCGCCATGACGGTAATTTTATTGGTGGCATTTTGGCTGGGACGCAGCGGTATGATTCTGTTGTTTCTTATCGCGTCCTATGCCGCCATGCGCGAATTTATGTCGCAAGTGTACCGCTATCGTGGCGACCACAATGCCGTAGCCACTTGTTTCTACATACTTTTGCCGCTGCAATATTATTTTATTTGGACAGATTGGCACAGTATGTTTACCGTGTTAATCCCCGTGTACGCCTTTTTGCTATTGCCGATTATTGTGCAATTATCCAGCGGCTCCAAAACTGAATTTTTTGAACGCACCGCCAAAATTCAATGGGGCGTGATGATAACCGTATATTGTTTATCGCACGTTCCTGCGTTGATGAGTTTGCCCATCAAACATTTTGCGGGCAAAAATATTTTATTGCTATTGTTTATGCTGGTGGTCGTGCATACTGGCGACGTGGCTTATTATTTATGGCGGCGTACGGGCGGTACACAAGGCGGTCGCCGTACCACAACGGGTGCAATCGTCAGCATTGTCATTGCAACATTTGTTGCCACTTGTTTATTCTGGATAACACCATTTAATCCATTTCAGGCTGCCTTAACAGGTTTATTATTGAGTGTAATGGGCTTTTTTGGTGGTACTGTCATGCAACAAATCAAACACAGCTTTGGCATACATCACTGGGGACGCCCTGCCCCACGCGGACACAGCAGCGTACTAGACCGTGCCGACAGCATTTGTTTTGCCGCGCCAGTGTTCTATCATATTGTGCGGTATTATTGGACGTAA
- a CDS encoding uracil-DNA glycosylase family protein, giving the protein MLNSRYVHLHEALGLGVMWLNANAKIITPISNPVSTPDTNTFQAVSVAPTPSKHEHSNARLAALQRVRGNTNLPSTTENHLHDNIQTIPHIITQATQQSVVTPQNATIMAMSVCPSVQDIAAKKLFSGDDGVMLYKMLAAIGLQAQDVYLTTWLKDFPDFNPKPPTEIVVAAAPRVAQEWQQSGAKALLLLGDLFFDREDVQQQIEQFCPHHQRFIIPHPMRIINNQTLKRGAWETLQRLEKHIKAA; this is encoded by the coding sequence ATGTTAAACAGCCGCTATGTTCATCTCCACGAAGCACTGGGTTTAGGCGTAATGTGGCTCAATGCCAATGCCAAAATCATTACCCCAATCTCAAATCCTGTTTCTACGCCTGATACAAATACTTTTCAGGCTGTCTCAGTCGCGCCCACACCTAGCAAACACGAACATAGCAACGCTCGTTTAGCTGCATTACAACGAGTGCGTGGCAATACCAATCTACCCAGTACAACCGAAAATCATCTGCACGATAACATTCAAACCATTCCCCATATCATCACACAAGCCACACAACAAAGCGTTGTTACGCCACAAAACGCAACCATTATGGCAATGAGCGTATGTCCTTCGGTGCAAGATATTGCTGCTAAAAAATTATTCAGCGGTGATGACGGTGTGATGTTGTACAAAATGTTGGCAGCGATTGGCTTGCAAGCGCAAGATGTGTATTTGACCACATGGCTGAAAGATTTTCCCGATTTCAACCCCAAACCACCAACCGAAATCGTGGTAGCTGCTGCGCCACGTGTGGCACAAGAATGGCAACAAAGTGGCGCAAAAGCCTTGTTATTATTGGGCGATTTGTTTTTTGACCGCGAAGACGTACAACAACAGATTGAACAATTTTGTCCGCATCATCAACGTTTTATCATTCCCCACCCTATGCGAATCATCAACAATCAAACACTCAAACGTGGCGCATGGGAAACTTTGCAGCGTTTGGAAAAACACATCAAGGCAGCCTGA
- a CDS encoding Dyp-type peroxidase, whose translation MKEILLNEHAQFGLFIEANIKQPEKIAAACALALDKLSHIQARYPEDQIGLSIAFGADFWGSLKHAAEAPELKNFPTYGKGNTHAPATQHDLLLHIQSNHHDSNFTLAMDVLAAFGTAIEVCNETHGFRRHQERGLDGFVDGTENPHGAEKILSIGLNEHGGSYILMQRYRHDLAKWNTYSIAEQEESVARSKESNEEFSKDIRHPRSHIARTNIKEDGKGLKIVRRSLPYGTASGEHGLAFIAYAGTLHNIEAQLQHMFGDVADGQTDLLLERLTQAVSGAYYYAPSETRLRQL comes from the coding sequence ATGAAAGAAATTTTGCTCAACGAACACGCACAATTTGGTTTGTTTATTGAAGCCAATATCAAGCAGCCTGAAAAAATCGCCGCTGCTTGCGCTCTTGCATTGGATAAATTATCACATATTCAAGCGCGTTATCCCGAAGACCAAATTGGTTTAAGCATTGCATTTGGCGCAGATTTTTGGGGCAGCCTGAAACATGCTGCCGAAGCGCCCGAATTAAAAAATTTCCCCACATACGGCAAAGGCAATACGCACGCACCTGCCACGCAACATGATTTATTGTTGCACATCCAATCCAATCATCACGATAGCAATTTCACGTTAGCAATGGACGTGCTGGCAGCGTTTGGCACAGCGATTGAAGTATGCAACGAAACACACGGTTTCCGTCGCCACCAAGAACGCGGTTTGGATGGCTTTGTGGACGGCACCGAAAATCCACATGGCGCAGAAAAAATCCTGTCTATTGGTTTGAATGAACACGGTGGCAGCTATATTTTGATGCAGCGTTATCGCCACGATTTAGCCAAATGGAATACATACAGCATCGCTGAACAAGAAGAAAGTGTGGCACGCAGCAAAGAAAGTAACGAAGAATTTAGCAAAGATATTCGCCACCCTCGTTCACATATCGCGCGTACCAATATCAAAGAAGATGGCAAAGGTTTAAAAATTGTGCGCCGCAGTTTGCCCTATGGCACGGCTTCGGGCGAACACGGATTGGCGTTTATTGCGTATGCTGGTACGTTACACAATATTGAAGCGCAGTTGCAGCATATGTTTGGCGATGTAGCAGACGGGCAGACCGATTTGCTGTTGGAACGCCTGACCCAAGCCGTTTCTGGCGCGTATTATTACGCACCGAGTGAAACACGATTACGCCAGTTATAA
- the radC gene encoding RadC family protein encodes MSIKDWATGERPREKLLQRGANALSDAELLAILLRVGTQGMSAVDLARSLLDNYGGLGGVMHASADELSQHKGMGLAAYAQFATVLEIGRRVLSEELRQQPVFNNPQVAGDFLRLRIGRERVEVSMALFLDTQNRLIACEELSRGTVAENIAYPREVARLALQHHAAAVLFAHNHPSGSLKPSPEDFAFTQRLQAALALLDIVLLDHVIVTATATVSFVEQGWLKS; translated from the coding sequence ATGAGTATTAAAGATTGGGCGACTGGCGAGCGTCCGCGCGAAAAACTATTGCAACGTGGCGCCAATGCATTGAGTGATGCGGAATTATTAGCGATTTTGTTGCGTGTAGGAACGCAAGGCATGAGTGCGGTGGATTTGGCACGTTCTTTGTTAGACAACTACGGTGGTTTAGGCGGCGTAATGCACGCATCGGCAGATGAGTTGAGCCAACACAAAGGCATGGGTTTAGCGGCATACGCACAATTTGCCACAGTATTGGAAATTGGTCGGCGCGTATTGAGCGAAGAATTACGTCAGCAGCCAGTATTCAATAATCCGCAAGTAGCGGGCGATTTTTTGCGTTTGCGAATTGGGCGCGAACGTGTGGAAGTCAGCATGGCATTGTTTTTAGATACACAAAATCGTTTGATTGCGTGTGAAGAATTATCGCGTGGCACGGTGGCGGAAAATATTGCGTATCCACGCGAAGTGGCGCGATTGGCATTGCAGCATCACGCTGCCGCTGTCTTATTCGCGCATAATCACCCATCAGGCAGCCTGAAACCTTCGCCCGAAGATTTTGCGTTTACGCAGCGTTTACAAGCAGCATTGGCATTGCTGGATATTGTGTTGCTAGACCATGTAATTGTTACAGCGACGGCAACGGTTTCGTTTGTGGAACAGGGTTGGTTGAAATCGTGA
- the ykgO gene encoding type B 50S ribosomal protein L36 codes for MQVLSSLKAAKIRHRDCQVVRRKGKVYVICKSNPRFKARQR; via the coding sequence ATGCAAGTATTGTCTTCTTTGAAAGCAGCAAAAATACGTCATCGTGATTGCCAAGTGGTGCGTCGCAAGGGCAAAGTTTATGTAATTTGCAAATCTAATCCGCGTTTTAAGGCACGACAACGGTAA
- the mltG gene encoding endolytic transglycosylase MltG — protein MMSKLLKVLLIAVPVVVITVFSALLFIPKNNGLPYRVTVEKGQGISAVSRKMAQDGKIFNRTVLVATAYAMGVHNQLSMGSYRFPAQFSAWEVIKRLRQNSPDTVRVQIIEGMKFSQMRHVINQTANIKHDTRHMSHAELLRKIDPNAISDNPEGLFFPESYEIAAESSDLQIFQAAYKAMQKELDKAWKERDTSLPYKNPYELLIMASLVEKETAHADDRGDVAAVFRNRLAINMRLQTDPTVIYGMGDAYKGRIRKADLQRDTPYNTYTRHGLPPTPIALPSRAALQAVANPSSSKYLYFVSRMDNTGKSQFSHTLEEHNAAVRKYILKKK, from the coding sequence ATTATGTCTAAATTGCTTAAAGTTTTGCTGATTGCCGTGCCTGTTGTGGTGATTACTGTGTTCTCCGCTTTATTATTTATACCAAAAAACAATGGATTGCCTTATCGTGTAACGGTAGAAAAGGGGCAAGGCATTTCTGCTGTCAGTCGCAAAATGGCGCAAGATGGCAAAATCTTTAATCGCACGGTTTTGGTGGCAACGGCGTATGCAATGGGTGTGCATAATCAGTTGAGTATGGGTAGTTATCGTTTTCCTGCCCAATTTTCGGCATGGGAAGTAATTAAGCGTTTGCGTCAAAATAGCCCTGATACGGTGCGCGTGCAAATTATAGAGGGTATGAAGTTTTCACAAATGCGCCATGTCATTAACCAAACGGCAAATATCAAACACGATACGCGCCATATGAGCCATGCGGAATTGTTGCGCAAAATTGACCCAAATGCGATTTCGGATAATCCAGAAGGGCTGTTTTTTCCCGAAAGTTATGAAATTGCGGCGGAAAGCAGTGATTTGCAGATTTTTCAGGCTGCCTATAAAGCTATGCAAAAAGAATTAGACAAAGCGTGGAAGGAACGTGATACCAGCTTGCCGTATAAAAATCCGTATGAATTGCTGATTATGGCGAGTTTGGTGGAAAAAGAAACAGCGCATGCTGATGACCGTGGCGATGTGGCGGCGGTATTTCGCAATCGTTTGGCGATTAATATGCGCTTGCAAACAGACCCAACTGTCATTTATGGCATGGGCGATGCATATAAAGGGCGCATTCGTAAGGCGGATTTGCAGCGCGATACACCGTATAACACTTATACGCGGCATGGTTTACCGCCAACGCCGATTGCTTTGCCGAGTCGTGCAGCGTTACAAGCGGTGGCAAATCCATCCAGCAGCAAATATTTGTATTTTGTCTCGCGCATGGATAATACGGGCAAAAGTCAATTTAGTCATACGCTGGAAGAACATAATGCGGCGGTGCGTAAGTATATTTTGAAGAAAAAATAA
- a CDS encoding glutaredoxin family protein, with amino-acid sequence MILTLMFREYCSLCHQMRDALQPLQAELGFDVEIVAIDDFPDLEEKYNELVPVLLHGDTEICHYFLDEPALRDYIQAASNR; translated from the coding sequence ATGATTTTAACCTTAATGTTCCGTGAATATTGCAGCCTGTGTCATCAAATGCGCGATGCGCTGCAACCTTTACAAGCCGAGTTGGGTTTTGATGTGGAAATTGTGGCGATTGATGATTTTCCCGATTTGGAAGAAAAATACAATGAACTTGTGCCTGTATTGTTGCATGGCGATACGGAAATTTGTCATTATTTTTTAGATGAACCAGCCTTGCGTGATTATATTCAGGCTGCATCAAATAGATAA